A single genomic interval of Comamonas sp. 26 harbors:
- a CDS encoding GtrA family protein, translating into MNALLQKLRSLPQLIQFVLVGGAAAATHLAVVGLLVAFAGLAPLHANVLAFLIAFVVSYNGHALLTFSSAQVRGWAVVAKFFAVACLSFAANELLYYIALHWLHWHYFWSLAVVLVLVAIGTFVMSKFWAFRARSST; encoded by the coding sequence ATGAATGCCTTGCTCCAGAAGCTGCGCAGCCTGCCGCAGCTGATTCAGTTTGTACTGGTGGGCGGCGCAGCGGCGGCCACGCATCTGGCCGTGGTCGGCTTGCTTGTTGCGTTCGCAGGGTTGGCACCGCTGCATGCCAATGTGCTGGCCTTTCTGATTGCCTTTGTGGTCAGCTACAACGGCCACGCACTGCTCACTTTTTCATCAGCACAAGTGAGAGGCTGGGCGGTCGTGGCCAAATTCTTTGCCGTGGCCTGCCTGTCTTTTGCCGCCAATGAGTTGCTCTACTACATCGCCCTGCACTGGCTGCACTGGCATTACTTCTGGAGCCTGGCCGTCGTGCTGGTACTGGTCGCCATCGGCACGTTTGTCATGAGTAAATTCTGGGCCTTCCGGGCACGCAGCAGCACATGA
- a CDS encoding PhzF family phenazine biosynthesis protein, which translates to MTVDVFTQTALLGNPVAVVLNADGLSDAQMQAFACWTNLSETTFVMQPSAEGQAAGADYLLRIFTPAGELAFAGHPTLGSCHAWLAQGGQPRNPEQVLQECKKGLVPITASAQGALFFEAPSLDSQAVSEEELTPILQALGLAREQLLMARRLYNGSPWLGLLLDHPDTVLGVEPDFAALKKLNAKAGLAAIYEAEEDAPLIGRSSREARAFAKQAEEAAQGKPSAISPSLEVRALIGETTSEDPVTGSLNAALAQWLTGEGLLQTPYIAAQGVCVGRDGQVHVQTGSNGKLWVGGHTVTVVNGAVLL; encoded by the coding sequence ATGACTGTGGACGTATTCACGCAAACCGCGCTGCTCGGCAATCCCGTGGCCGTGGTGCTGAATGCGGACGGACTGAGCGATGCACAGATGCAGGCTTTTGCCTGCTGGACCAATCTGTCCGAAACCACATTTGTGATGCAGCCAAGCGCCGAAGGCCAAGCTGCTGGCGCGGACTATCTGCTGCGCATCTTCACGCCAGCGGGCGAGCTGGCGTTTGCCGGCCACCCCACGCTGGGCAGCTGCCACGCCTGGCTGGCCCAGGGCGGCCAGCCGCGCAACCCTGAGCAGGTGTTACAGGAATGCAAAAAAGGGCTTGTACCCATTACTGCAAGCGCGCAAGGCGCTCTGTTTTTTGAAGCACCTTCGCTGGACTCGCAAGCGGTTTCCGAAGAAGAACTGACACCCATACTGCAGGCGCTGGGCCTGGCGCGCGAACAGCTGCTGATGGCACGCCGCCTCTATAACGGCTCGCCGTGGCTGGGCTTGCTGCTCGATCACCCGGACACCGTGCTGGGTGTGGAGCCAGACTTTGCGGCACTCAAGAAACTGAATGCCAAAGCCGGTCTGGCCGCGATCTACGAAGCCGAAGAAGATGCCCCGCTGATCGGCCGTTCCAGCCGCGAAGCGCGGGCTTTTGCCAAACAAGCCGAAGAAGCAGCGCAGGGCAAGCCTTCAGCCATATCGCCCAGCCTGGAAGTGCGCGCCCTGATTGGCGAAACCACCAGCGAAGACCCGGTGACCGGCAGCCTGAACGCTGCGCTGGCCCAGTGGCTGACGGGCGAGGGCCTGCTGCAAACGCCCTATATCGCCGCCCAGGGCGTGTGCGTAGGTCGTGACGGCCAAGTCCATGTACAGACCGGCAGCAATGGCAAGCTCTGGGTGGGTGGCCACACGGTCACCGTCGTCAATGGCGCGGTATTGCTCTGA
- a CDS encoding PLP-dependent aminotransferase family protein — MSISLSRQAALTLTQQLAERLAERIRMRLLPAGARLPSVRECARQQNVSPYTVVAAYDLLQAQGLVEARPQRGFFVRDFAQNPLQTQERQALEAINGRALDTPVGIASGTRINATMLIRGMFVESVAGKPQPGAGVLPAEWLDAGFLVAAMRKVTSGPALRESLVRYGDPMGDSSLREALARRMQRIGIAAAPSQIITTMGATQALDIVSRALLQPGDPVMVEEPGWAVEYARLAAMGMRVLPVPRGPEGPDMAVMQRYCETMAPKLYVSVSVLHNPTGYSLSAASAHEVLQMSQRYGFYVVEDDSYCHIAPDHASRVTVLDRLQRSIYISGFAKVLVPNWRLGYLAAPPDLVERLLDTKLLSTLSTPTPMEQALALCMEQGQLRRHAERLRQHLAKARTRSVALAQAAGCRFVAEPAGMFGWVDTGVDTEVLTQHLLDEGYMIAPGAMFHASRGSSTCMRINFATTQDAAFWRVFERVVAKMRQQI; from the coding sequence ATGTCCATTTCCTTGTCGCGCCAAGCAGCGCTGACCCTGACCCAGCAACTGGCCGAGCGCCTGGCTGAGCGAATCCGCATGCGCCTGCTGCCTGCGGGCGCGCGTCTGCCATCGGTGCGCGAGTGTGCGCGCCAGCAGAATGTGAGCCCCTATACCGTGGTGGCCGCCTATGACTTGCTGCAGGCGCAAGGCCTGGTAGAGGCCAGACCGCAGCGCGGCTTCTTTGTTCGAGACTTTGCGCAAAATCCGCTTCAAACCCAGGAGAGGCAAGCGCTGGAAGCTATCAATGGAAGAGCGCTAGACACCCCGGTCGGTATTGCCTCCGGTACCCGCATCAATGCCACCATGCTGATACGCGGCATGTTTGTGGAAAGCGTGGCCGGCAAACCCCAGCCCGGCGCAGGTGTGCTGCCGGCTGAATGGCTGGATGCAGGCTTTCTGGTGGCAGCCATGCGCAAGGTCACCAGTGGGCCGGCGCTGCGCGAATCTCTGGTGCGCTATGGCGACCCCATGGGCGACAGCAGCCTGCGTGAAGCCTTGGCACGGCGCATGCAGCGCATAGGCATTGCGGCTGCGCCTAGCCAGATTATCACTACCATGGGCGCCACCCAGGCGCTCGACATCGTCAGCCGCGCCCTGCTGCAGCCGGGCGACCCGGTGATGGTGGAAGAGCCCGGTTGGGCCGTGGAATATGCGCGCCTGGCTGCCATGGGTATGCGCGTGCTTCCCGTGCCGCGCGGGCCGGAGGGGCCGGACATGGCGGTCATGCAGCGCTATTGCGAAACCATGGCGCCCAAGCTCTATGTCAGCGTCAGTGTGCTGCACAACCCCACGGGTTACAGCCTGAGCGCCGCCAGCGCTCACGAGGTGTTGCAGATGTCCCAGCGTTACGGCTTTTATGTGGTGGAAGACGATAGCTACTGCCACATCGCCCCAGACCATGCCTCGCGCGTGACGGTGCTGGACCGCCTGCAGCGCAGCATTTATATCAGCGGCTTTGCCAAGGTGCTGGTGCCCAACTGGCGTCTGGGCTATCTGGCCGCGCCGCCTGATCTGGTGGAGAGGTTGCTGGATACCAAGCTGCTCTCCACCTTATCGACTCCTACCCCCATGGAGCAAGCTCTGGCCCTGTGCATGGAGCAAGGCCAACTGCGCCGCCATGCCGAGCGGCTGCGCCAGCATCTGGCCAAGGCCCGCACCCGCAGCGTTGCGCTGGCCCAAGCAGCCGGTTGTCGCTTTGTGGCCGAGCCCGCTGGCATGTTTGGCTGGGTCGATACCGGGGTCGATACCGAAGTGCTGACCCAGCACCTGCTGGATGAGGGCTACATGATTGCGCCGGGCGCCATGTTTCACGCCAGCCGGGGATCGAGTACCTGCATGCGCATCAATTTTGCGACCACGCAGGATGCCGCCTTCTGGCGTGTGTTTGAGCGGGTGGTGGCAAAGATGCGCCAGCAGATTTAA
- the flgA gene encoding flagellar basal body P-ring formation chaperone FlgA: MPARLAQHLTLRPMQGVAAAWCLGTLLLATGVQAQDGVAQLSQIGQRFIDTALHQPAADAPQASNGSPLRMEVQMGQLDSRLRLAACARVEPYLPAGSRLWGRTRLGLRCVQGSVPWNVFLPITVRAYGQAWVVQGNIPAGKTLSAEDAVPAEVDWAEDSAPVFANAQDFIGMVAARQLTSGQALRQNMVRPPSLFSAGSPVQVMVNGGSFSVSSSGKAMAAAGEGQQVRVRMDNGRLVTGTVNANGVVYVQ; this comes from the coding sequence ATGCCTGCCCGCCTCGCCCAACACCTCACACTTCGCCCCATGCAAGGCGTGGCTGCGGCATGGTGCCTGGGCACTTTGCTGCTGGCTACAGGCGTGCAGGCACAAGATGGCGTTGCCCAGCTCAGCCAGATCGGGCAGCGGTTTATCGACACGGCACTGCACCAGCCCGCTGCTGACGCGCCTCAAGCCAGCAACGGCAGCCCCTTGCGCATGGAAGTGCAGATGGGCCAGCTCGATTCACGCCTGCGCTTGGCGGCCTGTGCGCGGGTAGAGCCTTATCTGCCTGCGGGCAGCCGCCTCTGGGGTCGCACCCGGCTGGGCCTGCGCTGCGTGCAAGGCAGCGTGCCCTGGAATGTGTTTCTACCTATCACCGTGCGCGCCTATGGCCAGGCCTGGGTGGTGCAGGGCAATATTCCCGCGGGCAAAACCTTGAGCGCTGAAGATGCAGTCCCCGCCGAAGTGGACTGGGCCGAAGACAGCGCCCCGGTCTTTGCCAATGCACAAGACTTTATTGGCATGGTGGCAGCTCGCCAATTGACCTCCGGCCAGGCGCTGCGCCAGAACATGGTGCGCCCGCCTTCGCTGTTCAGCGCCGGCTCGCCCGTGCAGGTCATGGTCAACGGCGGCAGCTTCAGTGTTTCCTCTTCAGGCAAGGCAATGGCCGCTGCCGGAGAAGGCCAGCAAGTTCGGGTTCGCATGGATAATGGCCGTCTTGTGACAGGCACGGTCAATGCCAATGGCGTGGTTTACGTTCAGTAA
- the flgM gene encoding flagellar biosynthesis anti-sigma factor FlgM, whose product MKIGNKPELPQAAAAKQTPKSATTVAAEESTKGLPERAAGVPVSFSSSARALDSQNRTNTDFDADRVKAMREAISNGSFRINADAIADKLLSNAEEFLVHARA is encoded by the coding sequence ATGAAGATAGGTAACAAGCCGGAGCTGCCGCAAGCCGCGGCAGCCAAGCAGACTCCCAAGTCCGCAACCACGGTGGCCGCAGAAGAATCGACCAAAGGTCTTCCCGAGCGTGCCGCCGGTGTGCCCGTGTCCTTCTCGTCCTCGGCCCGCGCCCTGGACAGCCAGAACCGCACCAACACCGACTTTGATGCCGACCGCGTCAAGGCCATGCGCGAAGCCATTTCAAATGGCAGCTTCCGCATCAACGCCGATGCCATCGCAGACAAGCTGCTGAGCAACGCCGAAGAATTTCTGGTTCACGCCCGCGCCTGA
- a CDS encoding glycosyltransferase family 39 protein, producing the protein MTAAQRKSLVLSGRAVTALLVIYGVIWLGIHWVTALAAPGDNVEQLIWIRSLELGYFKHPPMPTWIAAAVAAVVGPSIGLTYVLGGVVTLGSLAIFWRLLCGMRGKAYATVALLAALCITFYCGRLYYYNHNVVMMLWISIAVALTWRVTLKPSLAGWALLGLVSGLAMLSKYQYVLALGVIGLWWLRIGAWRNPVHVKGAMLATVTGLLTLAPHLYWLTTHDWMPMRYAGRTSLGLHLDATARMQMSLMFAVDWIFNRCMPAWVVLGVALWWGRCSKDKAAPKATHEHVRTTEDKMLREFWLLWGLVPLLSILALCLFTGSYLHLQWGTAFMFLCVPAAMELVKSPATQWSSPARLRAAWVTFGVLQALLLAQFWLASPMGLPGYKSSHQNHIPVDKIVEGLAPAAHKALGGPIDIIIGPQALAGRISMELPERPRVFVERNLQYSPWIHKEELATARIIEVFVEADPLPEGAVRAYERWSWRPVKIKPGEY; encoded by the coding sequence ATGACTGCTGCGCAACGCAAATCCCTTGTTCTTTCTGGCCGGGCTGTGACGGCTCTACTGGTCATCTATGGCGTGATCTGGCTTGGCATCCATTGGGTCACGGCACTGGCTGCACCTGGGGATAACGTGGAGCAGCTGATCTGGATTCGCTCGCTGGAGCTGGGTTACTTCAAGCACCCGCCTATGCCTACCTGGATTGCGGCTGCTGTAGCGGCTGTTGTCGGCCCCTCCATTGGGCTGACTTATGTACTGGGTGGCGTTGTCACTCTGGGCTCACTGGCTATTTTCTGGCGGCTGCTGTGCGGCATGCGCGGCAAGGCTTATGCCACGGTGGCACTGCTGGCAGCCTTGTGCATCACCTTCTATTGTGGGCGGCTGTATTACTACAACCACAACGTGGTGATGATGCTGTGGATCTCCATTGCCGTCGCCCTGACCTGGCGCGTGACGCTGAAGCCATCACTGGCTGGCTGGGCGCTGCTGGGATTGGTCTCGGGCCTGGCCATGCTGAGTAAATACCAGTATGTGCTGGCTCTGGGGGTGATTGGCCTTTGGTGGCTGCGCATTGGCGCTTGGCGTAACCCGGTGCATGTAAAGGGTGCAATGCTGGCCACGGTGACGGGTCTGCTGACGCTGGCCCCTCATCTGTACTGGCTTACGACCCATGACTGGATGCCCATGCGCTATGCAGGGCGCACTTCTTTAGGTCTGCATCTGGATGCGACAGCTCGTATGCAGATGTCCTTGATGTTTGCAGTGGACTGGATCTTCAACCGCTGCATGCCTGCATGGGTAGTGCTCGGTGTAGCCCTTTGGTGGGGTCGCTGTAGTAAAGACAAGGCCGCACCGAAGGCGACGCATGAGCATGTGAGAACAACTGAAGACAAGATGCTGCGCGAGTTCTGGCTGCTTTGGGGGCTGGTTCCGCTGCTCTCCATCCTGGCGCTGTGCCTGTTTACGGGCTCCTACCTGCACTTGCAGTGGGGTACCGCTTTCATGTTCCTGTGCGTGCCTGCAGCGATGGAGTTGGTGAAGTCTCCGGCTACTCAGTGGAGCAGTCCTGCCCGATTGCGTGCTGCGTGGGTGACGTTCGGTGTTTTGCAGGCCTTGTTGCTGGCGCAATTCTGGCTGGCATCACCCATGGGCTTGCCGGGCTACAAGAGCAGCCACCAGAACCATATCCCTGTGGATAAGATCGTGGAGGGACTGGCTCCTGCGGCGCACAAGGCGCTGGGCGGCCCGATCGACATCATCATAGGTCCGCAGGCGCTGGCTGGTCGTATTTCCATGGAGCTGCCAGAGCGCCCGCGTGTGTTTGTGGAGCGCAATCTGCAGTACAGCCCATGGATTCACAAGGAAGAGCTGGCAACAGCCCGAATCATCGAGGTGTTTGTCGAGGCAGATCCGCTGCCCGAAGGTGCTGTACGTGCCTACGAGCGTTGGTCGTGGCGACCTGTGAAGATCAAGCCAGGTGAGTACTGA
- a CDS encoding glycosyltransferase family 2 protein, translated as MTDFHAEYAPAAPPAQLPRQPLRLSCVVPAYNEQANIDGFLRALAQTVQALTPDFEIVVVNDGSRDSTHELSMRLSQELPLRYLALSRNFGKEAALSAGIDHARGNAVLLIDADFQHPLEMLSEMHALWQAGYEMVYGVIADRGAESGAKRIGTNLFYSVMNSGSAVKLPPNAGDFRWMDRKVVDALKALPENNRFMKGLYAWVGFKTVALPFVPKDRAAGNSSFNLRRLGSLALLGLTSFTTLPLRIWSMVGASISLLALAYGLWIAVEALFFGNPLRGWPTLAASIMLFSGVQLLSIGILGEYIGRIYEEVKRRPIYLVAHDEDRSPLREKP; from the coding sequence ATGACCGACTTTCACGCCGAATACGCACCAGCAGCCCCCCCCGCCCAGTTGCCGCGTCAGCCCCTCCGGCTGAGCTGCGTGGTGCCGGCCTATAACGAACAAGCCAATATCGACGGGTTTCTGCGCGCTCTGGCTCAGACCGTGCAGGCCCTGACCCCGGATTTCGAGATTGTCGTCGTCAACGACGGCAGCCGTGACAGCACGCACGAGCTGTCCATGCGCCTGTCGCAGGAGCTGCCGCTGCGCTATCTGGCCCTGTCGCGCAACTTTGGCAAAGAAGCCGCTTTGTCTGCCGGCATCGACCACGCACGCGGCAATGCCGTGCTGCTGATTGACGCCGACTTTCAACACCCGCTTGAGATGCTGAGCGAGATGCACGCACTGTGGCAAGCCGGCTACGAGATGGTCTATGGTGTGATTGCCGACCGTGGCGCAGAAAGTGGTGCCAAGCGCATAGGCACCAATCTGTTCTACAGCGTGATGAACTCGGGCAGCGCGGTCAAGCTGCCGCCCAATGCGGGCGACTTCCGCTGGATGGACCGCAAGGTGGTCGACGCCCTCAAGGCCTTGCCTGAAAACAACCGCTTCATGAAAGGTCTGTACGCCTGGGTTGGCTTTAAGACTGTGGCCCTGCCTTTTGTGCCTAAAGACCGTGCCGCTGGCAATTCCAGCTTCAATCTGCGCCGCCTTGGCTCGCTGGCTCTGCTAGGACTGACCTCGTTCACCACCCTGCCCCTGCGCATCTGGAGTATGGTGGGTGCCAGCATTTCGCTGCTGGCACTGGCCTATGGTCTGTGGATTGCTGTAGAGGCGCTGTTCTTTGGCAACCCTTTAAGGGGCTGGCCCACACTGGCCGCCAGCATCATGCTGTTCTCAGGCGTGCAACTGCTGTCTATTGGCATTCTGGGCGAATACATTGGGCGCATCTATGAAGAGGTCAAACGCCGCCCCATCTATCTGGTGGCCCACGACGAAGACCGCAGCCCGCTGCGCGAAAAACCCTGA
- a CDS encoding ABC transporter ATP-binding protein — protein sequence MTASLHIAQLHLGYEAPKGLHTVLQGFDLQVPAGHIASLLGPSGCGKTSVLRAIAGFEPVRAGSIHLGERLLSGPRTHLPPEQRHVGMMFQEYGLFPHLSAVQNVGFGLRRSSKGEREKRVNELLAVVGLADAGAKFPHELSGGQQQRVALARALAPAPALLLLDEPFSNLDAATRERLTLEVRDILRAAGQTAILVTHNAQEAETMADQICVMTPFSKS from the coding sequence ATGACCGCCTCACTACATATTGCACAGCTGCATCTGGGCTATGAAGCACCCAAGGGTCTGCACACCGTGCTGCAGGGCTTTGACCTGCAGGTGCCTGCCGGCCATATCGCCAGCCTGCTTGGCCCCTCGGGTTGCGGCAAGACATCGGTTCTGCGCGCCATTGCGGGGTTTGAACCCGTGCGTGCGGGCAGCATTCATCTGGGCGAGCGGCTGCTCTCCGGCCCCAGAACCCATCTGCCGCCCGAGCAGCGCCATGTAGGCATGATGTTTCAGGAGTACGGCCTGTTCCCTCACCTGAGCGCCGTGCAGAACGTGGGTTTTGGCCTGCGCCGCAGCAGCAAGGGCGAGCGCGAAAAGCGTGTGAATGAGTTGCTGGCCGTGGTGGGGCTGGCCGATGCCGGGGCCAAGTTCCCGCATGAGCTGTCTGGCGGTCAGCAGCAGCGCGTGGCCCTGGCAAGAGCCCTGGCACCGGCACCGGCCTTGCTGCTGCTCGATGAGCCATTTTCCAATCTCGACGCCGCCACGCGCGAGCGCCTGACGCTGGAGGTACGCGACATTCTGCGTGCCGCAGGCCAGACCGCCATTCTGGTCACACACAACGCGCAGGAGGCCGAAACCATGGCCGACCAGATCTGCGTGATGACGCCTTTTTCAAAAAGTTAG
- the flgB gene encoding flagellar basal body rod protein FlgB, with amino-acid sequence MLNKMTERLDFQSEALLLRAERQRAIASNIANADTPGYTARDFNFREALMAATSGPKPLTQASTTAAGHIPLQAQTSDEALKAKLGYSVNSQPSLDNNTVDLDRERASFVDNAVRYEATLRFINGQSKTMLSAIQGQ; translated from the coding sequence ATGCTGAACAAAATGACTGAACGACTGGACTTCCAGAGCGAGGCGCTGCTGCTGCGTGCCGAGCGCCAGCGAGCCATTGCCAGCAACATCGCCAATGCCGACACCCCCGGCTATACGGCGCGCGACTTCAATTTCCGTGAAGCCTTGATGGCTGCCACCAGCGGCCCCAAGCCTTTGACACAGGCCAGTACCACGGCTGCAGGGCATATCCCCTTGCAGGCTCAGACCTCGGATGAGGCGCTCAAAGCCAAGCTGGGTTACTCGGTCAACTCCCAGCCCAGTCTGGACAACAACACCGTAGATCTGGACCGCGAGCGTGCCAGTTTTGTGGACAACGCCGTGCGCTACGAAGCGACGCTGCGATTCATCAACGGTCAGTCCAAGACCATGCTCAGCGCCATTCAAGGCCAGTAA
- a CDS encoding branched-chain amino acid aminotransferase codes for MSTSATKFKLTASSHPRSAEARDKILEKPGFGLHFTDHMVAVRWEKEAGWHDAEVMPYGPISLDPAAAVLHYGQEIFEGIKAYRHADGSIWTFRPTANAQRMQRSAKRLALPELPVDIFVESLKQIIAVDKDWVPGGEEASLYLRPFIIGDEVFLGVRSAHKASYYVIASPAGPYFAKGVAPVAIWLSTDFARAAKGGTGAAKCGGNYAASLLPQEQAYENGCSQVLFLDPAEGKYLEELGGMNVFLVYGKENKLVTPALSGSILEGITRDSILQLARDRGMIVEERKVSADEWKQGVASGEITEVFACGTAAVITPIGQLKGKDFSVGDLNAPAGEITLALRKELTDIQYGRAADRHGWLVRLDA; via the coding sequence GTGTCCACCTCTGCCACCAAGTTCAAGCTGACTGCTTCAAGCCACCCACGCAGCGCCGAAGCGCGCGACAAGATTCTTGAGAAGCCGGGTTTTGGCCTGCACTTTACCGATCACATGGTTGCGGTGCGCTGGGAAAAGGAAGCCGGCTGGCATGATGCCGAAGTGATGCCCTATGGCCCCATCTCGCTGGATCCCGCCGCTGCCGTGCTCCACTACGGCCAGGAAATTTTTGAAGGAATCAAGGCCTACCGTCACGCCGACGGCTCCATCTGGACCTTCCGCCCCACGGCCAATGCCCAGCGCATGCAGCGTTCGGCCAAGCGTCTGGCGCTGCCTGAGCTGCCTGTGGATATCTTTGTCGAATCGCTCAAGCAAATCATTGCGGTGGACAAGGACTGGGTGCCCGGCGGTGAAGAAGCCAGCCTGTACCTGCGCCCCTTCATTATTGGCGACGAAGTCTTTCTGGGCGTACGCAGCGCGCACAAGGCCAGCTACTACGTCATCGCCAGCCCTGCAGGCCCTTACTTTGCCAAGGGAGTGGCCCCTGTGGCGATCTGGCTGTCGACCGACTTTGCCCGCGCGGCCAAGGGCGGCACGGGCGCGGCCAAGTGCGGCGGCAACTATGCCGCATCCTTGCTGCCCCAAGAGCAAGCCTATGAAAACGGCTGCTCGCAAGTGCTGTTCCTGGACCCTGCCGAAGGCAAGTATCTGGAAGAGCTGGGTGGCATGAACGTATTCCTGGTCTACGGCAAAGAGAACAAGCTGGTGACCCCTGCGCTGTCGGGCAGCATTCTGGAAGGCATCACACGCGACTCCATCCTGCAACTGGCGCGCGACCGCGGCATGATCGTGGAAGAGCGCAAGGTCTCGGCCGATGAATGGAAGCAAGGCGTGGCCAGCGGCGAGATCACCGAAGTGTTTGCCTGCGGCACGGCTGCCGTCATCACCCCCATCGGCCAACTCAAGGGCAAGGATTTCTCCGTGGGCGACTTGAATGCTCCCGCTGGCGAGATCACTCTGGCGCTGCGCAAGGAACTGACCGACATTCAATACGGCCGCGCCGCAGACCGCCACGGCTGGCTGGTGCGTCTGGACGCTTAA
- a CDS encoding PLP-dependent aminotransferase family protein translates to MTTTWTLAERTAKMNSSAIREILKLTDRPGIISMAGGLPSPKAFPLDAFTVACQTVMQRDGAAALQYSTTEGFAPLRQAIADFLPWNVDPEQVLITTGSQQALDLIGKIFFDKGSRVLVEKPTYLGALQAFTPMEPVAVGVDSDDEGMLITNFEKQAGSGADKARLAYVLPNFQNPTGRTMSDARRQALVEKAKELNIPLVEDNPYGDLWYEEEPPLPLAARNPEGVIYMGSFSKVLAPGLRIGFIVAPKSVYGKLTQAKQAADLHTPSFNQRVVAEVIKDGFLNRHVPTIRAMYKVQRDVMLMALEREMAGLGVKWTRPVGGMFLWLTLPKNMDAQVLLAKAVERHMAFVPGAPFYADDAQTNTLRLSYVTVSPEQINQGIAALAEAIKAYA, encoded by the coding sequence ATGACGACAACATGGACACTGGCAGAACGCACTGCCAAGATGAATTCCTCCGCCATCCGCGAGATCCTGAAGCTGACCGACCGCCCCGGCATCATCAGCATGGCTGGCGGCCTGCCTTCCCCCAAGGCCTTCCCTCTGGATGCCTTCACCGTCGCCTGCCAGACGGTGATGCAGCGTGACGGCGCTGCCGCCCTGCAGTACTCCACCACCGAAGGTTTTGCACCACTGCGCCAGGCGATTGCCGACTTCCTGCCCTGGAATGTGGACCCCGAGCAAGTGCTGATCACCACCGGCAGCCAGCAGGCGCTGGACCTGATCGGCAAGATCTTCTTCGACAAAGGCAGCCGCGTGCTGGTAGAAAAGCCCACGTACCTGGGCGCTCTGCAAGCCTTCACCCCCATGGAGCCTGTGGCCGTGGGCGTGGACAGCGATGACGAAGGCATGCTGATTACAAATTTCGAAAAGCAAGCGGGCAGCGGCGCGGACAAGGCCCGTCTGGCCTATGTGCTGCCCAACTTCCAGAACCCCACGGGCCGCACCATGAGCGACGCGCGCCGTCAGGCACTGGTGGAAAAGGCCAAAGAGCTGAATATTCCCCTGGTCGAGGACAACCCCTACGGCGACCTCTGGTACGAAGAAGAACCCCCTTTGCCCCTGGCTGCACGCAACCCCGAGGGCGTGATCTACATGGGTTCGTTCTCCAAGGTGCTGGCCCCCGGCCTGCGCATCGGCTTTATCGTCGCGCCCAAGTCCGTCTACGGCAAGCTCACGCAAGCCAAGCAAGCCGCTGACCTTCACACCCCCAGCTTTAACCAGCGCGTGGTGGCCGAAGTCATCAAAGACGGCTTCCTGAACCGCCATGTGCCCACCATCCGTGCCATGTACAAGGTGCAGCGCGACGTGATGCTGATGGCGCTGGAGCGCGAAATGGCCGGCTTGGGCGTGAAGTGGACTCGCCCCGTGGGCGGCATGTTCCTGTGGCTGACCCTTCCCAAGAACATGGACGCGCAGGTGCTGCTGGCCAAGGCCGTGGAACGCCACATGGCCTTTGTGCCAGGAGCCCCCTTCTACGCGGATGATGCACAGACCAATACGCTGCGCCTGTCCTATGTGACCGTGTCGCCCGAGCAGATCAACCAAGGCATTGCAGCCCTGGCTGAAGCGATCAAGGCTTATGCATAA
- a CDS encoding ChbG/HpnK family deacetylase has translation MSHTPSNFRAILLCADDYALHPLVDDAVQQLARAGRLSATSCMTTSPHWQQAAPALKPMRPMLSVGLHFNLTEDHGGQHTAQALGQVIRQAYCHQMSPVQMRAAWREQLDAFEQGMGTPPDFIDGHQHVHQLPGLRNAMLEEMQSRYATNEMPWVRSTAPAAGLWRSPKAAIIALLGGWAATRRLRKAGVPINKGFGGVYGFDAPDATTYGAQMANWLPHMAEGGLLMCHPASGIVEGDAIGQQRPVEFEYLMSDAFGALLQRNDCRIHQGPVKAL, from the coding sequence ATGAGCCACACGCCCTCTAACTTTCGCGCCATCTTGCTGTGCGCGGATGATTACGCCCTGCACCCGCTGGTTGATGACGCCGTGCAGCAACTGGCCCGCGCGGGCCGCCTGTCTGCCACCAGTTGCATGACCACATCACCGCACTGGCAGCAAGCCGCCCCGGCCTTGAAGCCCATGCGCCCCATGCTCTCTGTCGGTCTGCACTTCAACCTGACCGAAGATCATGGCGGCCAGCACACGGCGCAGGCGCTGGGCCAGGTCATCCGCCAGGCCTATTGCCATCAAATGTCGCCAGTGCAAATGCGTGCGGCATGGCGCGAGCAGCTGGATGCCTTTGAGCAAGGCATGGGCACACCGCCGGACTTTATCGACGGCCACCAGCATGTGCACCAGTTACCGGGCCTGCGCAACGCCATGCTTGAAGAAATGCAGTCCCGCTACGCGACAAACGAGATGCCATGGGTGCGCTCCACCGCGCCCGCCGCCGGGCTATGGCGCAGCCCCAAAGCCGCCATCATTGCGCTGCTGGGCGGCTGGGCCGCAACCCGGCGGCTGCGCAAGGCAGGCGTTCCCATCAACAAGGGTTTTGGCGGTGTTTACGGCTTTGACGCCCCCGATGCCACCACCTATGGCGCGCAAATGGCCAACTGGCTACCGCACATGGCCGAAGGCGGCTTGCTGATGTGCCACCCGGCCAGCGGAATCGTCGAAGGCGATGCCATTGGCCAGCAGCGCCCCGTGGAATTTGAATACCTGATGTCCGACGCCTTTGGCGCGCTGCTGCAGCGCAATGACTGCCGTATTCACCAAGGCCCTGTAAAAGCGCTCTAA